The Candidatus Scalindua japonica genome includes the window CTCCTAATTTCAGGGAAATGTTTCTTCAAAACAATCCTCTGATTCTGGGAAACAGTAATCTCGACCCTGAGAAGATAAATACATACGAATTCCAGGTGGGTTATAATTTTACGAAACACATCAGTGGTAGCATGAACTTTTTTTTTAACCGGACCAGAGATTTAATCGTATTGGTGCCTGAGCCTGGGACAGGGGCAGCTTTAAAGTATCAAAACAGCTCCGGGACCAGGATAATGGGTTCTGAGGTGGAAGTGAGAGCAGGCTTTGGTGGTGATAATTATGCCTATGCCAATTATACCTATCAAGACGCGGAGGATACAAGGGATAGAGATAGAGTGCTTCTTATTCCTCAGCATAAAGCAAATTTTGGTGTTAATATTGGAGTTACGAAATATGTTAATGCCAATCTGCACAGCTTCGTTAGTGGTAGAAGACCGCGAGAAATTAGTAGTACCAGAAAAGATATGCCTTCATATGCCCTTGTGAATTGCGCGCTCATTGGAAAAAATTTCATGGACAATTTTGAGGTCAGGGGTTCAGTGCAAAATCTTTTTGACAAGGATTATGACGACCCTTCAGGCTCAGTTCCTTCAAATCATCCTCAGCAGGGAAGATCGTTTATGGTTGAATTGAGATTTGAATTTTAGATTTCTTGTTTATGAATTATAAATAAGCTATAGTCGCATAAAAAATATTTGGCATGCTCCAGCCAGTGGATAGTTTTTTCGGTATTATATGACTTGCTAAAGATGTGCTATTGTAATCCTGCAGACCATTAAGTCGCAAAACCAGGTGTTGCTTATGAAATACCCCCTAGGCAAAGAGCGAATCAAGTTTTTGGTGAAGATCATTAAGTGGGCGTCCTGGAACACTCTATTCAAACGCCCCTATTGTACCAATCGCAATTCCATTGAGATTGAGGTTACAACTGCCTGCAATCTCCTCTGTATTGATTGCAATCGATCGTGTCGTCAGGCTCCTTCTCTGGAAGGCATGTCGGTGGAACAGGTTAGAACATTCATTTCCGAAACTGTAGCTCTGAAAAAGAAATGGAAATGGGTTAACCTTTTAGGCGGTGAACCTACCCTCCACCCAGATCTGATAGAGATATGTCAAATTTTGTTAGACTATAAGCATTCCTACTCTCCAACGACAAAAATCTGTCTTTTTACAAACGGATTTAAAAAAATGGTTAAGGACACTCTGGATAAGATTCCTGATGAGATTATCATTCGCAATACCCAAAAGCGTAATATTGTGCATGATTATCACTTTTGCTACAACATTGCTCCCAATGACCTGAAACACTTTCAGAAGAATAAACCAGATTATGCTCGTGGATGTTGGATTACTGAAAATTGTGGATTAGGCATGTCTCGTTATGGTTACTATCCCTGCGGTCCAGGCGCAAGCGCCGACCGTATATTCGGGTGGGACATTGGTATCAAAAAGATCTCTGGTGTCACCGCAAAAGCCACAATGAAACAACGTGAAATACTATGTCAATATTGTGGACTCTACTTGTACTCTTTCCCATTCATGAAGGATAAACTTCTTGCAGAATTCAAGGAGGGAAAAAGGAGTGGTAAGGAAGTGATGTCAGACTCGTGGAAATCGGCTTACAGATCTTACAACCAGACCAAACCTGATCTAGGCACATATTAACAAAATGAGAATTTAATAACTATAACTTTGAATATTATATTTGTTTAGTTAGATGAAAATTACCATAATTACGCTTGGTACACGGGGAGATGTTCAGCCTTATATTGCGCTTGCTTTGGGTTTAAAAAAGAGTGGTTACGATGTAACTATCGCAGTTCCAACTAACTTCAAGAGCTTTGTGGCATCCTACGGTTTGAAATACTACCTTTTACAGGTTGATTATAACGATTTTTTAAATTCAACAGAAATAAAAAGTGTAATGGCAGGAAGTAAACTTGGAGCAGTCAAATATGCAAGAAGAGAAGCCCCGAAGCTATTAAAACGGTTTTTAGATTTTAGCTATAAGGCGATTGTTGAAACAGATGCAGAGGCAATTATATATCGTCCCATTACCATAGGTTGTTATCACACATCTGAAAAATTAAATATACCATGTTTTATAAGTACACTGGCGCCAATATTAACGCCAAATAAAAGATTCGCCTATCTGTATTTACCATGGCACAATCTTGGTGGTATTTTCAATAAGTTAAGTTATTCATTCATTAACATCGCTCCGCTTTTTTATCAATGTATTATAAATAAGTGGCGCAAAGAAGTTCTTGGCCTTCCGCCAAAATGGGCCTATACAAATTATCTGTGGTTAAATCACAAGCGTATTCCAATTTTATATTGTTACAGCAGGCATGTAGTACCATTTACAGACGAATGGGGAAAAGAAGATCATGTTACAGGATATTGGTTTCTGGATTCAGAAACTGATTTTACTCCATCGAAAGAGTTAATTAGTTTCTTGGGGAAAGGTAACCCACCAATATATATAGGGTTTGGAAGCATGACGACAAAAGACCCTGGCCACATAACAAAGATAATATTAGAAGCGTTAAACAGGACCGGACAGAGGGCAATAATGTTTTCGGGTTGTGGTGGATTAAAAAAAACCAATTCACCTGAGAATGTATTTTATATTGAACCTATCCCTCATGATTGGCTATTCCCAAAAGTTTCAGCAGTAATTCAACATGGTGGAGCAGGCACAACTGCACAAAGTTTAAAGGCAGGAAAACCAACATTGATTTGCCCATTCATAGCAGATCAGCCATTCTGGGGGAATATTGCATCAGAACTGGGAGTTGGGCCAAAACCAATTCCAATTGGAAAACTAAATGCTGACAATCTTTCTAGTGCAATTAATCAACTTGTATCTAACGAAAAAATGAGGCGAAAAGCTGAAGAAACTGGCAAACGAATTGAAAATGAGGATGGAGTTAACAATGCGATACGAATCATAAATTCCTGTTTATCAAAATGAGTCATGATACAGGATCGAAAACTTAGTAACTATAACTTTGGATTTTACATTTATTTAGGTGAAAATTACCATAATTACACTTGGCACACGCGGAGATGTCCAGCCTTATATTCCACTTGCTTTGGGATTAAAAAAATCTGGCTATGACGTCACTCTTGCTATCCCAATTAACTTCAAAAGTTTAGTTGCATCCTATGGTTTAAATTACTATCCGGTCAATGTTGATTACAACGATTTTTTAAATTCAACAGAGATAAAAAAGGTAAACGCAGGAAGTAAACTTGAAGCAATCAAATATGCAAGAAGTAAAGTTCCAGATTTATTAAAGCGGTTTTTGGATTTTAGCTACCATGCGATTGTTGAAACAGATGCAGAGGCAATTATCTATCGACCCAATACCATAGGTTGTTATCACACGGCAGAAAAATTAAATATACCATGTTTTATAAGTACACCGGCTCCAGTATTAACGCCAAATAAAAGATTCGCTTATCCCTATTTGCAGTGGTACAATTTGGGCGGTCTTCTCAATAAATTAAGTTATTCACTTATAAACATCGCCCCGCTTTTCTATCAACGAATTATAAATAAGTGGCGTAAAGAAGTTCTTGACCTTCCACCAAAATGGACCTATACAAATTATCTGTGGTTAAATAACAAACGCATTCCAATTTTATATTGTTACAGCAGACATGTAGTACCCTTTACAGACGAATGGGGAAAAGAAGACCATGTTACAGGATATTGGTTTCTGGATTCAGAAACTGATTTTACTCCATCGAAAGAATTAATTGATTTCTTGGGTAAAGAAAACCCGCCCGTATATATAGGGTTTGGAAGCATGGTTGCAAAAGACCCTGGCCAGATAACAAAGATAATATTGGAAGCATTAGGCAGGGCTGGACAGAGAGCAATAATTGCTTCGGGTTGGGGTGGATTAATAAACATCGATTCACCTGAGAATGTTTTTTATATTGAATCTATTCCTCATGATTGGTTATTTTCAAAGGTCTCAGCAGTGATTCAACACGGTGGTCCTGGAACAACTGCACAAAGCCTAAAGGCTGGAAAACCGACATTCATTTGTCCATTTACAAGTGACCAGCCATTTTGGGGCAACATTGCATCAGAACTGGGTGTTGGACCAAAACCGATTCCAAATTGGAAACTAAATGCTGACAATCTTTCTAACGCAATTAATCAACTTTTATCCAGCGAAAAAATGAGACGAAAAGCTGAAGAAATTGGTAAACGCATTAGCAATGAGGACGGAGTTGGAAATGCAATAAAAATTATAAATTCTCATTTATCTAAATAATGTTTTTGGTTTTATTGTTATACCACAAGGTGTTTAGCCTTACAAAATGATTATTATTTATGAAAGGCATAATTTACATATTTCATTGTAACTATTCAGCGGGCTAGTCAAGGTTCACACAAAATTGTTGGCATTGGCCTCATAAACGAGGCAACTACAATATTATTCGCATAGCGTTTGATTCAGTTTGTTAAATTTTCTGAATTCATCATTTGTCTATTGTGAACTGTCATGGTTTTTTCAAGTTCTTCAAATTTTGTTACGGATTGAGGTTTTTCTATTGATAATAACTGAAGATTGCGCGCATGAAATACCATTTTCGGGCTGATATAGGACTTATTGGAGACAACAATAGTTTTAACTAAAGCATATGCCATCAATTTTCCATTCCTGAGGAAACGATGTTCAAAGTAAAACCATTTTTTGTCCCAATATATTATTTGAGAGGTGACTTCAAACTTCTGGAATCTCTTTAGCGGTCTTTTATAACTTATATGCTGTGTGCCAATAGCTGAACTCCATCCGTTTTTTAGTAATAGAAAAAAATGTCCGGTCCGTCTCATTAAATCAAGACGGCTTGCCTCCATA containing:
- a CDS encoding radical SAM protein — translated: MKYPLGKERIKFLVKIIKWASWNTLFKRPYCTNRNSIEIEVTTACNLLCIDCNRSCRQAPSLEGMSVEQVRTFISETVALKKKWKWVNLLGGEPTLHPDLIEICQILLDYKHSYSPTTKICLFTNGFKKMVKDTLDKIPDEIIIRNTQKRNIVHDYHFCYNIAPNDLKHFQKNKPDYARGCWITENCGLGMSRYGYYPCGPGASADRIFGWDIGIKKISGVTAKATMKQREILCQYCGLYLYSFPFMKDKLLAEFKEGKRSGKEVMSDSWKSAYRSYNQTKPDLGTY
- a CDS encoding glycosyltransferase produces the protein MKITIITLGTRGDVQPYIALALGLKKSGYDVTIAVPTNFKSFVASYGLKYYLLQVDYNDFLNSTEIKSVMAGSKLGAVKYARREAPKLLKRFLDFSYKAIVETDAEAIIYRPITIGCYHTSEKLNIPCFISTLAPILTPNKRFAYLYLPWHNLGGIFNKLSYSFINIAPLFYQCIINKWRKEVLGLPPKWAYTNYLWLNHKRIPILYCYSRHVVPFTDEWGKEDHVTGYWFLDSETDFTPSKELISFLGKGNPPIYIGFGSMTTKDPGHITKIILEALNRTGQRAIMFSGCGGLKKTNSPENVFYIEPIPHDWLFPKVSAVIQHGGAGTTAQSLKAGKPTLICPFIADQPFWGNIASELGVGPKPIPIGKLNADNLSSAINQLVSNEKMRRKAEETGKRIENEDGVNNAIRIINSCLSK
- a CDS encoding glycosyltransferase; protein product: MKITIITLGTRGDVQPYIPLALGLKKSGYDVTLAIPINFKSLVASYGLNYYPVNVDYNDFLNSTEIKKVNAGSKLEAIKYARSKVPDLLKRFLDFSYHAIVETDAEAIIYRPNTIGCYHTAEKLNIPCFISTPAPVLTPNKRFAYPYLQWYNLGGLLNKLSYSLINIAPLFYQRIINKWRKEVLDLPPKWTYTNYLWLNNKRIPILYCYSRHVVPFTDEWGKEDHVTGYWFLDSETDFTPSKELIDFLGKENPPVYIGFGSMVAKDPGQITKIILEALGRAGQRAIIASGWGGLINIDSPENVFYIESIPHDWLFSKVSAVIQHGGPGTTAQSLKAGKPTFICPFTSDQPFWGNIASELGVGPKPIPNWKLNADNLSNAINQLLSSEKMRRKAEEIGKRISNEDGVGNAIKIINSHLSK
- a CDS encoding acyl-CoA thioesterase is translated as MLVWLRLLVTFIRSCFREPINSSEKIVNNSISMGFRIWPTECEYALVNQARYLTFMEASRLDLMRRTGHFFLLLKNGWSSAIGTQHISYKRPLKRFQKFEVTSQIIYWDKKWFYFEHRFLRNGKLMAYALVKTIVVSNKSYISPKMVFHARNLQLLSIEKPQSVTKFEELEKTMTVHNRQMMNSENLTN